The proteins below are encoded in one region of Salvelinus sp. IW2-2015 unplaced genomic scaffold, ASM291031v2 Un_scaffold2181, whole genome shotgun sequence:
- the LOC112073184 gene encoding zinc finger protein 771 produces the protein MTPGKKRHSSTNTNTHTYINTKHTTFYSLIVSCLNMANSALVVQAELLPPQSSSSLSPFPSLQGPGEGEEDRVREEEADGEKGMVEGGEDIVLTGVGVQMVTSSVLAAPHLQEHPEHPFQCLDCGKSFKWSSRLAHHQRSHNNERPYRCNLCPKAFKGSSALLYHQRSHSGEKPYKCEDCDKAFKRSSLLQVHRSVHTGLRTFQCPYCPLTFKWSSHYQYHLRQHTGECPYPCDSCPKAFKNSSSLRRHKNVHLGLKPYVCTVCTKAFTQSTNLRQHMRIHTGERPYICGECGRSFTHSSNLALHRNSQSHTGEGKGGETGGGNMGDEIQEVIVGEDVTSQMLTDMGFVSQEATVGVGVGEVFLSSGHQTLLPHLTPTQGGVCTSRAIGTEVHVSTESGASVLLYSCGSCSQTFSTRTELEDHQAMHLGPGEEGGSGVGEGGGVGHLLADFEEVVETTTAAAENGHTTAELLGLTGGVSSRTLSQPGEVTPKALF, from the exons ATGACACCGGGAAAGAAGAGACACAGCTCCACcaacactaatacacacactTACATTAATACCAAACATACAACCTTTTATTCCCTAATCGTGTCTTGCCTCAACATGGCAAACTCAGCTCTAGTGGTCCAAGCAGAACTATTACCCCCTCAatcgtcctcctccctctctcccttcccatcGCTGCAGGGaccaggagaaggggaggaggacagggtaAGGGAGGAAGAAGCGGATGGGGAGAAAGGGATGGTGGAGGGGGGTGAGGATATAGTgctgaccggggtaggggtgcaGATGGTGACGTCATCGGTCCTGGCTGCGCCCCATCTCCAGGAGCACCCTGAGCACCCGTTCCAGTGCCTGGATTGTGGCAAGAGCTTCAAGTGGTCTTCAAGGCTGGCCCACCACCAGCGCAGCCACAACAACGAGAGGCCCTACCGCTGTAACCTCTGCCCCAAGGCCTTCAAGGGCTCCTCCGCACTCCTCTACCACCAGAG GTCTCATTCAGGGGAGAAGCCCTATAAGTGTGAGGACTGTGACAAAGCCTTCAAACGCTCCTCTCTGCTCCAG GTCCATCGTAGCGTCCACACAGGCCTGCGGACCTTCCAGTGCCCCTACTGCCCGCTCACCTTCAAGTGGAGCTCCCACTACCAGTACCACCTGCGCCAGCACACAGGCGAGTGCCCCTACCCCTGCGACAGCTGCCCCAAGGCCTTCAAGAACTCCAGCAGCCTGCGCCGACACAAGAACGTGCACCTAGGTCTGAAACCCTACGTGTGCACCGTGTGTACCAAGGCCTTCACCCAGTCCACCAACCTCAGACAACACATgagaatccacacaggagagaggcccTACATCTGTGGAGAGTGTGGACGCAGTTTCACACACTCATCCAATCTGGCCCTGCACCGGAATTCTCAAAGTCACACTGGTGAAGGAAAGGGSGGGGAGACAGGGGGRGGCAACATGGGGGATGAGATACAGGAAGTGATAGTGGGGGAGGACGTGACATCACAAATGTTGACGGACATGGGCTTTGTGAGCCAGGAGGCCAcggtgggggtgggggttgggGAGGTATTCCTATCGTCAGGTCACCAGACCCTCCTGCCCCATCTCACCCCCACCCAGGGGGGCGTGTGCACATCCAGGGCCATCGGGACAGAAGTGCACGTGAGCACGGAGTCGGGCGCCAGCGTGCTGCTGTACAGCTGTGGCAGCTGTAGTCAGACATTCAGCACACGGACAGAGCTAGAGGACCACCAGGCCATGCACCTGGGCCCCGGGGAGGAGGGGGGCAgcggggtgggggaggggggaggggtggggcatCTGCTGGCTGACTTtgaggaggtggtggagacaaCGACGGCAGCAGCAGAGAACGGACACACTACGGCTGAACTACTGGGACTGACCGGAGGGGTGAGTAGTAGAACTCTGTCTCAGCCTGGGGAGGTTACCCCTAAGGCTCTGTTTTAG
- the aicda gene encoding single-stranded DNA cytosine deaminase: MRWAKGRHETYLCFVVKRRVGPNSLSFDFGHLRNRSGCHVELLFLRLLEAGALCPGLWGYGAPDSVGLCYSVTWFCSWSPCSDCSYRLAQFLSQTPNLRLRIYVSRLYFCDPEDSSAREGLRMLQRAGVQITVMNYEDYFYCWQTFVACRQRVFKAWDGLHQNSVQLARKLNDILQPGEAEDWGDAFELLGL, translated from the exons ATGCGCTGGGCCAAGGGCCGACACGAAACCTACCTGTGCTTCGTGGTCAAGAGGCGGGTGGGACCAAACTCACTCTCCTTCGACTTTGGACACCTGCGCAACCGGTccggctgtcatgttgag CTGCTGTTCCTGCGCCTCTTGGAAGCAGGCGCCCTGTGTCCAGGCCTGTGGGGTTATGGAGCTCCAGACAGTGTGGGACTGTGTTACTCTGTCACCTGGTTCTGTTCCTGGTCCCCCTGCTCAGACTGCTCCTACAGGCTGGCCCAGTTCCTCAGCCAGACCCCCAACCTCCGCCTCAGGATCTATGTCTCCAGGCTCTACTTCTGTGACCCGGAGGACAGCAGTGCGAGAGAGGGTCTCCGCATGCTGCAGAGAGCCGGGGTGCAGATCACTGTCATGAACTATGAAg ACTATTTCTACTGTTGGCAGACCTTTGTGGCTTGCAGACAGCGTGTGTTTAAGGCCTGGGACGGACTGCATCAGAACTCTGTTCAACTGGCCAGGAAACTTAACGACATCCTccag CCTGGTGAGGCAGAAGATTGGGGAGATGCTTTCGAGCTACTTGGACTGTGA
- the LOC112073182 gene encoding adaptin ear-binding coat-associated protein 1, protein MATEGEYESILCVKPDVNVYRIPPRASNRGVRAADWKLDAPDWTGRMRVTARGKVAFIKLEDKISGELFAQAPVDEYPGIAIETVSDSSRYFVLRIQDESGRSAFIGIGFGDRGDSFDFNVALQDHFKWVKQELEISKQSQTPDNTPKLDLGFKEGQTITLNIGQGRKRDKSRPQSAGGFGLLPPPPGGGGAKIAPPPMSSSSNDNEGLFSGGDLFSTGSDSFSGGSDTFSGGNNTFSAGSDMFSGGSNTGCLLDLDSSNSNSVVQPNPNPTGGSDMWGDFSAPEKSMSPLANDDGSTNWQQF, encoded by the exons ATGGCGACCGAGGGCGAATACGAGTCGATCCTGTGTGTGAAACCTGACGTCAACGTTTACCGAATCCCGCCGCGGGCATCGAACCGGGGAGTCAG GGCTGCGGATTGGAAGCTGGACGCCCCTGATTGGACAGGCCGCATGAGAGTGACGGCTCGGGGAAAAGTGGCTTTCATCAAACTGGAGGACAAGATCTCTG GGGAGCTGTTTGCACAGGCACCAGTGGACGAGTACCCTGGCATCGCCATAGAAACCGTCAGTGACTCCAGTCGTTACTTTGTGCTTCGGATCCAGGATGAGAGTG GTCGCAGTGCGTTCATAGGCATCGGGTTCGGGGACAGAGGAGACTCGTTTGACTTCAACGTGGCGCTGCAGGACCACTTTAA gtgggtGAAACAGGAGCTTGAGATCAGTAAGCAGTCTCAGACTCCAGACAACACTCCTAAACTGGACCTGGGTTTCAAAGAAGGACAGACCATCACTCTCAATATCGGG caaggcagaaagagagacaagtCCCGCCCCCAGAGCGCTGGTGGCTTTgggctcctccctcctccccctggtggtggtggtgccaAGATAGCCCCTCCCCCTATGTCAAGCTCCTCCAATGACAACGAAGGTTTATTCTCAGGGGGAGACTTATTTTCTACGGGAAGTGACTCGTTTTCAGGGGGTAGTGACACATTTTCAGGAGGAAACAACACATTCTCAGCAGGAAGTGACATGTTCTCAGGGGGAAGTAACACAG GCTGTTTGTTAGACCTGGACAGCAGTAACTCCAACTCTGTGGTGCAGCCGAACCCCAACCCTACAGGCGGCTCGGACATGTGGGGAGACTTCTCTGCCCCAGAAAA GTCAATGTCTCCTCTCGCCAACGATGATGGTTCCACCAACTGGCAGCAGTTCTGA
- the mfap5 gene encoding microfibril associated protein 5, with protein sequence MYSVHRPIKRCIHSLCLYSLPRVYVINKEICVRTVCQQDEYLKAELCRERSGWPKRFQRSTTNKKRCHNRRGNPKTWENKA encoded by the exons ATGTACTCTGTCCACCGGCCCATCAAGAGATGCATCCACTCCCTCTGCCTTTACAG CCTCCCTCGTGTCTATGTGATCAACAAGGAGATCTGTGTTAGAACTGTCTGCCAACAGGATGAGTACCTGAAGG CTGAGCTCTGCAGGGAGCGGTCCGGCTGGCCCAAACGCTTCCAGAGGTCAACCACCAATAAGAAACGCTGTCACAATCGCCGCGGCAACCCCAAAACCTGGGAAAACAAGGCCTGA
- the nat14 gene encoding LOW QUALITY PROTEIN: probable N-acetyltransferase 14 (The sequence of the model RefSeq protein was modified relative to this genomic sequence to represent the inferred CDS: substituted 1 base at 1 genomic stop codon) yields MVKLELDQVVMRRMREDDIETVKAIIKEGCQGTENRLILHILTRPVCLLLLATVSSVLRCFLHSFILALXIPVFLLIVYLKFTMPRSTGVLGTSRPYWDYVGSSYRGAQXETLPYSRISGKPPPAKGKARRRTKPKAEDKDKDSSPEIVDVEREEAAGQVWVADCEGXIVGCVSREGDCRLXMRRFCRVVVGCWYRREGXGRLLVQSLEQRERQTGATRVYAHVPYPSAVGEAFFRKLGYRLQGEVGYDGEEXEEDEEQPERTFLGFHVTKVFVKGLK; encoded by the exons ATGGTAAAGCTGGAGCTAGATCAGGTGGtaatgaggaggatgagggaagaTGACATCGAGACTgtcaaagctatcatcaag gAGGGTTGTCAGGGAACAGAAAACCGTCTGATCCTCCACATCCTGACTCGTCCTGTCTGCCTCCTACTCCTGGCCACCGTCTCTTCTGTCCTCCGCTGCTTCCTTCACTCCTTCATCCTGGCCCTCRTCATCCCTGTCTTCCTGCTCATCGTCTACCTCAAGTTCACCATGCCACGCTCCACCGGAGTGCTGGGCACCAGCCGGCCCTACTGGGACTATGTGGGGAGCAGTTACCGAGGGGCGCAGGRCGAGACCCTCCCCTATAGCAGGATCAGTGGGAAACCCCCACCGGCAAAA GGCAAGGCCAGACGGAGGACCAAACCCAAGGCAGAGGACAAGGACAAAGACTCATCTCCTGAGATCGTAgatgtggagagggaggaggcagcAGGGCAGGTGTGGGTGGCGGACTGTGAGGGGTAGATTGTGGGCTGTGTGTCCAGGGAGGGTGACTGTCGTCTGGRGATGAGGAGGTTCTGCAGGGTGGTGGTGGGCTGCTGGTACCGCCGGGAGGGCCWCGGCAGACTGCTGGTCCAGAGtctggagcagagggagaggcagacgGGGGCCACGAGGGTCTACGCCCATGTCCCCTACCCCTCTGCAGTAGGAGAGGCCTTCTTCAGGAAACTGGGCTACAGGCTGCAGGGGGAGGTGGGCTACGACGGGGAGGAAGAMGAGGAGGATGAAGAGCAGCCGGAGAGGACATTTCTGGGCTTCCATGTCACCAAGGTGTTTGTCAAAGGCCTCAAGTGA